A genomic region of Methylobacterium durans contains the following coding sequences:
- a CDS encoding lipase/acyltransferase domain-containing protein produces MIIGIHGLENKPPLDEKMHWWKAAILEGLRRNCAVDQTELAFELVYWADLRYDRPVLAEENKEPYFPDAGSGTFPRQDPDEVQPINAALEQVYEGLDWVQAKTGVTPVDDVILKFRFDDLWHYQSETGFAQEVRKRLTERIKAASGQRLLLVAHSMGSIVAYDVLRMLERNSPSIHIDHFVTLGSPLGLAEVKLKIAEEHGSVRVPKNVGQWTNLADRRDVATVAGALAHDYAPHEGTGIRDVAVLNEYRRPNGEANHHKSYGYLRTPELSAIAMEFTTMCPVGT; encoded by the coding sequence ATGATCATCGGCATCCATGGTTTGGAGAACAAGCCGCCGCTCGACGAGAAGATGCATTGGTGGAAGGCGGCTATCCTTGAGGGACTGCGGCGCAACTGCGCGGTTGACCAGACGGAACTCGCATTCGAACTCGTCTACTGGGCCGATCTTCGCTACGACCGCCCTGTTCTTGCTGAGGAGAACAAGGAGCCGTACTTTCCCGACGCAGGGTCGGGGACGTTTCCCAGACAGGACCCGGACGAGGTCCAGCCCATCAACGCTGCCTTGGAGCAGGTCTACGAAGGGCTGGACTGGGTTCAGGCCAAGACGGGCGTCACTCCAGTCGACGACGTCATCCTAAAATTCCGGTTCGACGACCTCTGGCATTACCAATCCGAGACAGGTTTCGCGCAGGAAGTGCGTAAGCGCCTGACCGAGCGGATCAAGGCCGCTTCCGGGCAGCGGCTCCTGCTTGTGGCGCATTCGATGGGCTCGATCGTTGCCTATGATGTTCTGAGGATGCTCGAGCGGAATTCTCCCTCGATCCACATCGACCACTTTGTGACCCTCGGCTCGCCACTCGGGCTCGCTGAAGTGAAACTGAAGATCGCCGAGGAGCACGGATCTGTTCGCGTGCCCAAGAACGTCGGGCAGTGGACGAACCTGGCGGACCGGCGCGACGTGGCCACCGTGGCGGGTGCGCTGGCCCATGACTACGCTCCGCACGAGGGAACTGGCATCCGTGACGTTGCGGTTCTGAACGAGTACAGGCGGCCAAATGGCGAGGCCAATCACCACAAATCGTACGGCTACCTGCGGACGCCAGAACTCTCTGCGATAGCCATGGAGTTCACGACGATGTGCCCTGTCGGCACATGA
- a CDS encoding YihY/virulence factor BrkB family protein has translation MTDTIKSPPDNSSPAASTAWTIFLGTALLGLVALPRRRTSLSRASSTNRPGVEEGPKTHEGSDAERVAEAEADRGRKAETPTEIPAKGWWDIGKRVLQEFGNDRVLLVAAGVTFYAILALFPAIGALVSIYGLIADPETINAQLANLQGILPSGALDIIGEQVKRIAAKGGGTLGFTAAFGILLSIWSANGGMKAIFDALNIVYDEKEKRNFFWLNLRSLTFTAGALLFVVLALVGIVVVPAVLNFLNLGSMEWVIALLRWPILLLVVLGGLALLYRYGPSRDTAQWRWVTWGSGVAAFLWIAVSALFSWYVSSFGKYNETYGSLGAIIGFMTWIWISTTIVLLGAELNAEMEHQTAKDTTTGKPQPIGTRRATAADTVAASA, from the coding sequence ATGACGGATACTATCAAGTCACCTCCGGATAACTCCTCCCCCGCGGCATCGACGGCCTGGACGATCTTTCTCGGCACTGCCCTGCTCGGTCTGGTGGCGCTACCCCGTCGGCGTACCTCGCTGTCGAGGGCCAGCAGTACGAACCGCCCGGGAGTGGAGGAAGGGCCGAAGACGCACGAGGGCTCTGACGCCGAGCGGGTTGCAGAAGCGGAAGCGGACCGGGGCCGCAAGGCTGAGACCCCGACCGAGATCCCAGCCAAGGGCTGGTGGGACATCGGCAAGCGTGTGCTTCAAGAGTTCGGCAACGACCGCGTGCTGCTGGTCGCAGCCGGCGTTACCTTCTACGCGATCCTCGCTCTCTTCCCGGCCATCGGCGCCCTGGTCTCGATCTACGGCCTCATTGCCGATCCTGAGACCATCAACGCGCAGCTCGCCAACCTCCAGGGCATTTTGCCGAGTGGTGCGCTCGACATCATCGGCGAGCAGGTCAAGCGGATCGCCGCCAAGGGCGGCGGCACCCTCGGCTTCACGGCAGCTTTTGGTATCCTCCTTTCGATCTGGAGTGCCAACGGCGGCATGAAGGCGATCTTCGACGCGCTCAACATCGTCTACGACGAAAAGGAAAAGCGGAACTTCTTCTGGCTGAACCTCCGTTCGCTCACCTTCACCGCCGGTGCGCTTCTGTTCGTGGTCCTAGCCCTTGTTGGCATCGTAGTGGTGCCGGCTGTTCTGAACTTCCTGAATCTCGGCTCGATGGAGTGGGTGATTGCCCTGCTGCGTTGGCCGATTCTGCTGCTGGTCGTGCTCGGAGGTCTTGCGCTGCTCTACCGCTACGGCCCGAGCCGCGATACAGCCCAGTGGCGTTGGGTGACATGGGGGAGCGGCGTGGCGGCCTTCCTCTGGATTGCCGTCTCGGCCCTTTTCTCGTGGTACGTGTCGAGCTTTGGCAAATACAACGAGACCTACGGCTCACTTGGCGCAATCATCGGCTTCATGACCTGGATCTGGATCTCGACCACGATCGTGCTGCTTGGTGCTGAGCTGAACGCCGAGATGGAGCATCAAACAGCCAAGGACACCACCACCGGGAAACCCCAGCCAATCGGCACACGGCGAGCGACGGCGGCTGACACCGTTGCAGCATCTGCCTGA
- a CDS encoding NAD(P)/FAD-dependent oxidoreductase: MTEPWSNAVDGPLDCVIVGGGPAGLTAALYLARFGRRFLVVDAGDSRASWIPTSHNIPVFAEGISGQEILSRQREHIARYGTPVVNGTVTALRKVEKGFAVSFEEGARVRISREVRARRVLLATGADDVEPDLPDLPDAIRRGLVRYCPICDGYEARGKRIAVIGHGDRGLGEAVFVARTYSRDVTLLTLGQGMNLDAGERERVEKHGIQVVHEPVSSLDIEGGRITVLRTAGGEEHRFQVLYSALGLKLRSELALGLGAKHDGTGALIVDEHNRTTVAGLYAAGGVVRGLDQVVVAMGHAAMAATDIHNRCELPTEEEVGGAEGQPDPV; the protein is encoded by the coding sequence ATGACAGAGCCGTGGTCCAACGCGGTGGACGGGCCGCTCGACTGCGTGATCGTCGGTGGTGGCCCGGCTGGGCTGACAGCTGCGCTCTACCTGGCTCGCTTCGGGCGCCGCTTCCTCGTGGTGGATGCAGGCGACTCCCGCGCGTCCTGGATACCGACCAGTCACAACATCCCGGTCTTTGCCGAGGGCATCTCCGGGCAGGAGATCCTCAGCCGTCAACGCGAGCACATCGCGCGCTACGGCACCCCGGTCGTCAACGGCACCGTCACGGCGTTGCGCAAGGTCGAGAAAGGTTTTGCCGTCAGCTTCGAAGAAGGAGCGCGGGTTCGTATCTCACGTGAAGTGCGGGCGCGCCGGGTGCTGCTCGCAACGGGCGCGGACGACGTGGAGCCGGATCTGCCTGACCTGCCCGACGCGATCCGACGTGGGCTCGTTCGCTACTGCCCGATCTGTGATGGCTATGAGGCACGCGGCAAGCGCATCGCGGTGATCGGACATGGCGACAGGGGCCTGGGTGAGGCGGTGTTCGTGGCCCGCACCTACTCGCGCGACGTGACGCTGCTGACGCTAGGCCAAGGCATGAACCTCGATGCGGGCGAGCGTGAGCGTGTCGAGAAGCACGGCATCCAGGTTGTCCACGAGCCAGTCAGCAGCCTCGACATCGAGGGCGGCAGGATCACCGTGCTGCGCACGGCTGGCGGCGAGGAACACCGGTTCCAGGTGCTCTACTCAGCCCTCGGGCTGAAGCTTCGCTCCGAACTGGCTCTCGGCTTGGGCGCCAAACACGACGGGACGGGAGCCCTCATCGTCGACGAGCACAACCGCACGACGGTGGCGGGCCTCTACGCTGCTGGCGGCGTGGTGCGGGGGCTCGATCAGGTGGTGGTCGCGATGGGCCATGCGGCCATGGCGGCCACGGACATCCACAACCGCTGTGAGTTGCCGACCGAGGAAGAGGTTGGCGGAGCCGAAGGGCAGCCTGACCCCGTATGA